The following proteins are encoded in a genomic region of Thermococcus henrietii:
- a CDS encoding 50S ribosomal protein L34e — protein sequence MKPMYRSRSWRRKYVRTPGGRTVIHFERRKPKVAHCAMCGRPLNGVPRGRPSELRKLPKTAKRPERPYPNLCPSCMRKVMKAQVRASLS from the coding sequence ATGAAGCCGATGTACCGCTCAAGGTCATGGAGGAGGAAGTACGTTAGGACTCCCGGAGGAAGGACCGTAATCCACTTCGAGAGGAGAAAGCCCAAGGTTGCCCACTGCGCCATGTGCGGAAGGCCCCTCAACGGCGTTCCGCGCGGAAGGCCGAGCGAGCTCAGGAAGCTCCCGAAGACCGCGAAGAGGCCCGAGAGGCCCTACCCGAACCTCTGCCCAAGCTGTATGAGGAAGGTCATGAAGGCCCAGGTTAGGGCCTCCCTCAGCTGA
- the rpsE gene encoding 30S ribosomal protein S5, protein MSDPREIAQRVLEEWEPRTKLGMLVKEGQITDIHEIFRKGYQIKEPEIVDVLLPETNLRENQEVLDIALTVRMTDSGRRIRFRVLAAVGNRDGYVGLGIGHGREVGIAIRKAISYAKMNIIEIKRGCGSWECRCRRPHSIPFAVEGKEGSVRVKLMPGPRGLGLVIGDVGKKILSLAGVQDVWSQTLGETRTTVNFAKAVFNALYNTNRVAIQPGMEEKYGIVVGRAMPQSFTLE, encoded by the coding sequence ATGAGTGACCCGAGAGAGATTGCCCAGAGGGTTCTTGAGGAGTGGGAGCCGAGGACCAAGCTCGGCATGCTCGTCAAGGAGGGCCAGATAACTGACATTCACGAGATATTCAGGAAGGGTTACCAGATAAAGGAGCCCGAGATAGTGGACGTCCTCCTTCCCGAGACCAACCTCAGGGAGAACCAGGAAGTGCTCGACATCGCTCTCACCGTCAGAATGACCGACAGCGGCAGGAGGATTCGCTTCCGCGTTCTCGCGGCCGTTGGCAACAGGGACGGCTACGTCGGCCTCGGAATCGGCCACGGAAGGGAAGTCGGTATAGCCATCAGGAAGGCCATCAGCTACGCCAAGATGAACATCATTGAAATCAAGCGCGGTTGCGGTTCATGGGAGTGCAGGTGCAGGAGGCCACACTCGATTCCGTTCGCCGTCGAGGGCAAGGAGGGAAGCGTTCGCGTCAAGCTCATGCCCGGACCTCGCGGTCTCGGACTCGTCATAGGTGACGTCGGCAAGAAGATACTGAGCTTGGCTGGCGTTCAGGACGTCTGGTCCCAGACCCTCGGTGAGACGAGGACAACGGTTAACTTCGCCAAGGCAGTTTTCAACGCCCTCTACAACACCAACCGCGTCGCCATACAGCCCGGTATGGAGGAGAAGTACGGTATCGTCGTTGGCAGGGCGATGCCCCAGAGCTTCACCCTTGAGTGA
- a CDS encoding 50S ribosomal protein L14e, whose translation MPAIEVGRIAVVIAGRRAGQKVVVADIIDKNFVLVTGAGLNKVKRRRMNVKHLEPLPEKVNIERGASDEEIKKALEEAGISLE comes from the coding sequence ATGCCAGCTATTGAGGTCGGAAGGATTGCCGTCGTTATTGCCGGAAGGAGGGCCGGACAGAAGGTCGTCGTTGCCGACATAATCGACAAGAACTTCGTCCTCGTCACCGGCGCTGGCCTCAACAAGGTCAAGCGCAGGAGGATGAATGTCAAGCACCTCGAGCCCCTTCCGGAGAAGGTCAACATCGAGCGCGGTGCCTCCGACGAGGAGATAAAGAAGGCCCTCGAAGAGGCAGGCATAAGCCTTGAGTGA
- a CDS encoding uL15m family ribosomal protein: MIRRRKKVRKFRGSHTHGWGCKKKHRGGGSKGGRGMAGTGKRKDQKFTWTIKYAPDCLGKRGFHRPKAVQYIPKVINLSDIDENFELFKDMGVIYEEEGKLIFDATQLGVDKVLGTGKLTRAIVVKAYYVTPKAEEKIKAAGGEVILA; encoded by the coding sequence ATGATTAGGAGGAGGAAGAAGGTTAGGAAGTTCCGCGGAAGTCACACTCACGGATGGGGGTGCAAGAAGAAGCACCGCGGCGGCGGAAGCAAGGGCGGTCGTGGCATGGCAGGTACCGGTAAGAGGAAGGACCAGAAGTTCACCTGGACCATCAAGTACGCCCCCGACTGCCTCGGCAAGCGCGGATTCCACAGGCCCAAGGCCGTTCAGTACATCCCCAAGGTCATCAACCTGAGCGACATCGATGAGAACTTCGAGCTCTTCAAGGACATGGGCGTCATCTACGAGGAGGAAGGAAAGCTCATCTTCGACGCCACTCAGCTCGGCGTTGACAAGGTTCTCGGTACAGGAAAGCTCACCCGCGCCATCGTCGTCAAGGCCTACTACGTTACCCCCAAGGCCGAGGAGAAGATTAAGGCCGCTGGTGGCGAGGTCATCCTCGCCTGA
- a CDS encoding EMC3/TMCO1 family protein — translation MIEGIYQFLDNVFGPFMKNYHPLWVITFMGFIIGGFYTLIYYFFTDIEKQKKLQKLAKEVQKEMREAQQSGDEKKLRKAQQKQLELMKMQGELMKQQMIPMFLTMPIFWIFFRWLQRWYVEVAIVKAPFNFFVFDWFHKMYHSALSGSELGYFGWYILSSYVIGMVLRKLLDMG, via the coding sequence ATGATTGAGGGGATTTACCAGTTTCTTGACAACGTTTTCGGGCCCTTTATGAAGAACTACCACCCCCTGTGGGTTATAACCTTCATGGGCTTCATAATCGGAGGATTCTACACGCTAATCTATTACTTCTTCACTGACATAGAGAAGCAGAAGAAGCTCCAGAAGCTCGCCAAGGAAGTCCAGAAGGAGATGAGGGAAGCCCAGCAGAGCGGGGATGAGAAGAAGCTCAGGAAGGCCCAGCAGAAGCAGTTGGAGCTCATGAAGATGCAGGGTGAACTCATGAAGCAGCAGATGATTCCGATGTTCCTCACCATGCCGATATTTTGGATATTCTTTAGATGGCTGCAGAGATGGTACGTTGAGGTTGCGATAGTTAAGGCCCCCTTCAACTTCTTCGTCTTCGATTGGTTCCACAAGATGTATCACTCTGCCCTCTCGGGAAGCGAACTCGGCTACTTCGGCTGGTACATCCTTTCGAGCTACGTCATTGGTATGGTGCTTAGAAAGCTCCTCGACATGGGATAA
- the secY gene encoding preprotein translocase subunit SecY gives MGKVRDIVYAIERYFPEVERPKRHVPLKEKFMWTGIVLLLYFILAEIPLYGIPPKVQDYFATLRFVLAGRSGSLLTLGIGPIVTASIIMQLLVGSEIVHLDLSNPEDRRFYQAAQKLFSVFMSFFEAAIYVFAGAFGKVSTGIGAFQTVTSPEGIIYIGLGLAILIVLQLGFASTMLILLDELVSKWGIGSGISLFIAAGVSQTVIYKALAPIPSKEYIDPLTGKPAIVGAIPAFIQHLIHGDISGAFYRGPTLPDMVKLLGTIAVFLIVVYLESMRVEIPLSYGRVTVRGRYPIRFMYVSNIPIILTMALYANIQLWARLLNNYGITWLGTFDQNGYPASGFVTYLYPPRDIFHVISDPWRAFVYAIMTIFWSLIFGFLWVELTGLDAKSIARQLQQAGLQIPGFRRDPRILEKVLQRYIPYVTFWGSFTLALVAVLANFLGALGTGTGILLTVGILYRFYEEIAREQATEMFPALRRFFSK, from the coding sequence ATGGGAAAGGTAAGGGACATTGTATACGCCATAGAGCGCTACTTCCCCGAGGTTGAGAGGCCGAAGAGGCACGTTCCCCTCAAGGAGAAGTTCATGTGGACCGGAATAGTTCTACTGCTCTACTTCATACTCGCTGAAATCCCGTTGTATGGAATCCCACCCAAGGTTCAGGATTACTTTGCAACGCTCCGTTTCGTGCTTGCAGGTAGGAGTGGCTCCCTGTTAACGCTGGGTATCGGTCCCATCGTTACCGCGAGTATAATCATGCAGCTTCTTGTCGGTTCCGAGATTGTTCACCTTGACCTTTCAAATCCGGAGGATAGGAGGTTCTACCAGGCCGCCCAGAAGCTGTTTTCGGTGTTCATGAGCTTCTTCGAGGCTGCCATCTACGTCTTCGCGGGAGCGTTTGGTAAGGTTAGCACCGGAATTGGCGCCTTTCAGACGGTCACAAGTCCCGAGGGGATAATTTACATAGGCCTGGGACTGGCCATCCTGATAGTCCTCCAGCTTGGCTTTGCCTCGACGATGCTCATACTACTCGATGAGCTCGTCAGTAAGTGGGGAATCGGTAGCGGTATCAGTCTCTTCATCGCCGCGGGGGTTTCGCAGACGGTCATCTACAAGGCCCTTGCTCCCATTCCGAGCAAGGAGTACATCGACCCACTCACGGGAAAACCCGCCATAGTAGGTGCTATCCCCGCCTTCATACAGCACCTAATTCACGGTGATATCAGCGGCGCCTTCTACCGTGGACCAACGTTGCCCGATATGGTTAAGCTACTTGGAACCATAGCTGTTTTCCTCATCGTCGTCTACCTTGAGAGCATGCGCGTTGAGATTCCGCTCAGCTACGGTCGTGTAACCGTCCGCGGAAGGTACCCGATAAGGTTCATGTACGTCAGCAACATTCCGATAATACTCACCATGGCCCTTTACGCCAACATCCAGCTCTGGGCCAGGCTCCTTAACAACTACGGCATAACCTGGCTTGGAACCTTCGACCAGAACGGCTACCCTGCGAGCGGTTTCGTAACTTACCTCTATCCGCCGAGGGACATCTTCCACGTCATATCGGACCCGTGGAGAGCCTTTGTCTACGCCATAATGACCATATTCTGGTCGCTGATATTCGGTTTCCTCTGGGTTGAGCTGACTGGATTGGACGCCAAGAGCATAGCAAGACAGCTCCAGCAGGCTGGACTCCAGATTCCTGGCTTCAGACGCGACCCGAGAATCCTCGAGAAGGTTCTCCAGCGCTACATCCCGTACGTTACGTTCTGGGGGTCCTTTACACTGGCACTGGTGGCAGTGCTGGCAAACTTCCTCGGAGCACTAGGTACGGGTACGGGAATTCTGCTGACGGTCGGTATACTCTACAGGTTCTACGAGGAAATAGCAAGGGAACAGGCAACGGAGATGTTTCCAGCCCTCAGAAGGTTCTTCTCCAAGTGA
- the cmk gene encoding (d)CMP kinase — MPKGCLVITVSGLAGSGTTTLCRNLAKHYGFKHVYAGLIFRQMAKERGMTLEEFQKYVELHPEIDREVDRRQVEAAKECNVVIEGRLAGWMVKNADLKIWLDAPIMERAKRVARREGVSVEEAFVQIAEREKGNRKRYLNLYGIDIEDKSIYDLIINTAKWGPDGVFAIVKAAIDHLYPDGDAGSGSSPENKKKEVG; from the coding sequence ATGCCGAAGGGCTGCCTCGTCATAACCGTCAGCGGCCTGGCAGGTTCCGGAACCACTACCCTCTGCCGGAACCTCGCCAAGCACTACGGCTTCAAGCACGTTTACGCCGGATTGATATTCCGGCAGATGGCTAAGGAAAGGGGAATGACCCTTGAGGAGTTTCAGAAGTACGTCGAACTCCACCCTGAGATAGACAGGGAAGTTGACCGGAGGCAGGTCGAGGCAGCCAAGGAATGTAACGTCGTCATTGAGGGCAGGCTTGCCGGATGGATGGTCAAGAACGCGGACCTTAAGATATGGCTCGACGCTCCAATAATGGAGCGGGCCAAGAGGGTTGCAAGAAGGGAAGGCGTCTCCGTCGAGGAGGCCTTTGTCCAGATTGCCGAGAGGGAGAAGGGGAACAGGAAAAGGTATTTAAACCTCTACGGTATCGACATCGAGGACAAGTCGATTTACGATTTAATCATAAACACTGCCAAATGGGGTCCCGATGGGGTCTTCGCGATTGTGAAGGCCGCCATCGACCACCTTTACCCCGACGGCGACGCGGGGTCGGGTTCAAGCCCGGAAAACAAAAAGAAGGAGGTGGGATGA
- a CDS encoding adenylate kinase, whose protein sequence is MPFVVMITGIPGVGKSTITRLALKRTRARFRLVNFGDLMFEEAVKAGLVEHRDEMRKLDPKTQRELQLKAAQKIVEMAREEPVLLDTHATIRTPVGYLLGFPREVIEVINPNFIVIIEATPSEILGRRLRDLKRDRDVETEEQIERHQDLNRAAAVSYAMHSNALIKIIENHEDKGLEEAVNELVQVLDLAVSEYD, encoded by the coding sequence ATGCCGTTTGTGGTCATGATTACAGGCATTCCAGGAGTTGGCAAAAGCACCATTACAAGACTTGCCCTTAAGAGAACCCGGGCTCGGTTCAGGCTCGTCAACTTCGGCGACCTGATGTTCGAGGAGGCCGTTAAGGCGGGCCTCGTTGAACACAGGGATGAGATGAGGAAGCTAGACCCAAAAACGCAGAGGGAGCTCCAGCTTAAAGCCGCCCAGAAGATAGTCGAGATGGCCCGTGAGGAGCCGGTACTGCTCGACACCCATGCGACCATTAGAACTCCTGTTGGCTACCTACTCGGCTTTCCCAGGGAGGTTATCGAGGTCATAAACCCCAACTTCATAGTGATAATCGAGGCAACGCCGAGCGAGATACTCGGAAGGCGCCTCCGCGACCTCAAGAGGGACAGGGATGTTGAGACAGAGGAGCAGATTGAGAGGCACCAGGACCTCAACAGGGCCGCGGCGGTGAGCTACGCCATGCACTCAAACGCGCTCATAAAAATAATCGAGAATCACGAGGACAAAGGTCTTGAAGAGGCCGTTAACGAACTCGTTCAAGTACTGGACCTGGCGGTGAGTGAGTATGATTGA
- a CDS encoding SDR family NAD(P)-dependent oxidoreductase gives MIALVTGATGGIGRLLVKALLDEGYRVVGVGRRREKLEELKALGNFDYIVADLTEPNSTERIAKALRELGMGELDLLVNNAGYALRKPLLEHSDAELERLFKVNALVPVELTRELLPLLRPGSTVVFVISGVAFVNVPELPSYCAAKGALHYLAVNLERELKERGIRVMRVYPKQVKTEFFTRNNVPYPKGSIEPEDVVRAIMRGLKKGKREVFVPGYLKLVKYLPNWPVFTYRFRY, from the coding sequence ATGATTGCACTCGTTACTGGCGCAACCGGTGGAATCGGAAGGCTTCTTGTGAAGGCGTTGCTTGATGAAGGTTACAGGGTTGTTGGCGTGGGAAGGCGAAGGGAGAAGCTCGAGGAGCTGAAGGCCCTTGGTAACTTTGACTACATCGTTGCTGACTTAACCGAGCCAAACAGTACAGAAAGAATAGCGAAAGCCCTAAGGGAACTTGGAATGGGGGAACTCGACCTCCTCGTGAACAACGCCGGCTATGCACTCCGGAAGCCCCTCCTCGAACATAGCGACGCGGAACTCGAGAGGCTCTTCAAGGTTAACGCGTTGGTTCCCGTTGAGCTCACGCGGGAGCTGTTGCCCCTCCTTAGGCCCGGCTCAACGGTTGTCTTCGTAATCAGCGGGGTCGCCTTCGTCAACGTTCCCGAGCTTCCGTCTTACTGCGCCGCCAAGGGCGCACTGCACTACCTCGCGGTGAACCTTGAACGGGAGCTGAAGGAGAGGGGAATCCGTGTCATGCGCGTCTATCCAAAGCAGGTCAAGACGGAGTTCTTCACCCGGAACAACGTGCCATACCCGAAGGGTTCAATAGAACCCGAAGACGTCGTTAGGGCAATAATGAGGGGACTGAAGAAAGGTAAGAGGGAGGTCTTCGTCCCCGGCTACCTCAAACTGGTCAAATACCTCCCCAACTGGCCGGTTTTCACGTACCGCTTCAGGTATTAG
- a CDS encoding 50S ribosomal protein L30, which produces MAKLALIRLRSGIRARGEVRDTLAMLRLHRINHLVIVDDNPSYRGMIQKVKDYITWGEIDKETLVKLLRKRGRLVGNKPITDEYVQEKLGMTIEEFAEKVINGEMKLRDLPNIKPVFRLHPPRGGLKGSKKRAFKEGGALGYRGEKINELIERML; this is translated from the coding sequence ATGGCAAAGCTTGCACTCATAAGGCTTAGGAGCGGGATTAGGGCGAGGGGAGAAGTGAGAGACACCCTCGCCATGCTCCGCCTTCACAGGATTAACCACCTCGTCATAGTCGACGACAACCCGAGCTACCGTGGAATGATACAGAAGGTCAAGGACTACATCACCTGGGGCGAGATAGACAAGGAGACTCTCGTCAAGCTCCTCAGGAAGAGGGGCAGGCTCGTCGGCAACAAGCCGATAACCGACGAGTACGTTCAGGAGAAGCTTGGAATGACCATCGAGGAGTTCGCCGAGAAGGTCATCAACGGCGAGATGAAGCTCAGGGACCTGCCGAACATCAAGCCCGTCTTCAGGCTTCACCCGCCTAGGGGAGGACTGAAGGGAAGCAAGAAGCGCGCCTTCAAGGAAGGTGGAGCTCTGGGCTACAGGGGCGAGAAGATTAACGAGCTCATTGAGAGAATGCTCTGA